From one Sulfurimonas sp. HSL-3221 genomic stretch:
- a CDS encoding Bax inhibitor-1/YccA family protein, whose product MGLYDREYARGRAADHYAANRSETQVVSFVKETYKLFAASLMAAAVGSYVGIPIAGTLQAMHWPLFFLVIGLLIGLHFAKHKQGLNLILLFAFTFATGMMIAPLLSVVLGMSGGATIVGNAFAMTSVIFGAMSFYAIRTTKDFTSFSKPLFIALLVIIGFSIVNIFLGSPMMAVIISAAAVFLFSIFVVYDTQAIMRGMFETPIEGAVALYLDFFNIFVNLLQLLGIFGGSED is encoded by the coding sequence ATGGGACTTTATGATAGAGAATATGCACGCGGAAGAGCAGCGGATCACTACGCAGCCAACCGCAGTGAAACACAGGTCGTTTCATTTGTAAAAGAGACTTATAAACTGTTTGCCGCCTCCCTGATGGCTGCGGCAGTCGGTTCATACGTGGGGATTCCGATCGCCGGTACTCTTCAGGCCATGCACTGGCCGCTCTTTTTCCTGGTCATCGGTCTGCTGATCGGTCTGCACTTTGCCAAACACAAGCAGGGGCTCAACCTGATCCTGCTCTTTGCCTTCACGTTCGCAACCGGTATGATGATCGCCCCGCTGCTTTCCGTTGTCCTCGGCATGTCCGGCGGCGCGACGATCGTCGGTAACGCTTTTGCCATGACCTCCGTCATCTTCGGGGCCATGAGCTTTTACGCCATCCGTACGACGAAAGACTTTACCTCTTTCAGCAAGCCGCTCTTTATCGCACTGCTGGTGATCATCGGCTTCTCAATCGTCAACATCTTCCTCGGAAGCCCGATGATGGCCGTCATTATCTCCGCCGCTGCGGTTTTCCTGTTCAGCATCTTCGTCGTTTACGACACGCAGGCAATCATGCGCGGGATGTTTGAGACACCGATCGAGGGGGCCGTTGCCCTTTACCTCGACTTCTTCAATATCTTCGTCAACCTGCTCCAGCTCCTGGGCATCTTCGGTGGCAGCGAAGACTGA
- a CDS encoding thiamine-phosphate pyrophosphorylase: protein MAAKTDALSPDLFRVIDANLNRLKEGIRVIEDIARYLQNDKTTASSLKALRHKSRIDDLQNLLSSRDSINDVLRPTIKSELNRSSVKSILIANYKRAQESSRVLEEMYKIVDPALSETFKQIRYELYTLEKEHLLSSE from the coding sequence GTGGCAGCGAAGACTGACGCCCTTTCACCCGATCTTTTTCGGGTGATCGACGCCAACCTGAACCGCCTCAAAGAGGGCATCCGCGTTATCGAGGATATCGCCCGCTATCTCCAAAACGACAAAACAACCGCTTCCAGCCTCAAAGCCCTTCGCCATAAAAGTAGAATCGACGATCTGCAAAACCTGCTCTCTTCCCGGGACAGCATCAATGATGTACTGCGTCCGACGATCAAGAGCGAACTGAACCGCTCTTCGGTCAAAAGCATTCTCATCGCCAACTACAAGCGGGCCCAGGAGTCCTCACGGGTACTGGAAGAGATGTATAAGATCGTCGATCCGGCACTCTCCGAAACCTTCAAGCAGATCCGCTACGAACTCTATACATTGGAAAAAGAGCACCTGCTCAGCTCTGAATAA
- a CDS encoding methyltransferase domain-containing protein — MNVQNEFSRYADHYGSYNIIQKKVAERLVAGVKDAPQHLLDIGCGRGAVAEQIAWPYQQLVGIDFAPGMLALHPQGERITCLQGDFDDPKLYASLKATHFDRIFSASALQWSPDLAHTFALIRSLNAPVSLAIFTAGTFGTLFKTAGLPPLLRSADEVERLAKRFFNASCEVVRYSLAFDNTRDMFRYIKRSGVSGNRNVLTYKETKQLMENYPLDRLEFEVLFIQS; from the coding sequence ATGAACGTTCAGAACGAGTTCTCCCGTTATGCCGACCACTACGGCAGCTATAACATTATTCAGAAGAAAGTGGCTGAAAGACTGGTCGCGGGGGTGAAGGATGCACCGCAGCACCTGCTCGATATCGGCTGCGGGCGCGGTGCCGTCGCAGAGCAGATAGCGTGGCCCTATCAGCAGCTTGTCGGCATCGATTTCGCGCCGGGGATGCTGGCACTGCACCCCCAGGGGGAACGGATCACCTGTTTGCAGGGGGACTTCGACGATCCCAAGCTCTACGCCTCGCTGAAGGCGACACACTTTGACCGTATCTTTTCCGCCTCCGCCCTGCAGTGGTCGCCGGACCTGGCCCACACTTTCGCACTGATCCGCTCACTCAATGCCCCGGTCTCTCTTGCAATCTTTACAGCCGGAACGTTCGGGACACTTTTTAAGACGGCGGGGCTGCCGCCGCTTCTGCGGAGTGCCGACGAGGTGGAGCGTTTGGCAAAGCGGTTCTTCAATGCATCATGCGAAGTGGTCCGCTACTCCCTCGCCTTTGACAACACCCGCGATATGTTCCGTTATATCAAACGCAGCGGGGTCAGCGGGAACCGAAACGTGCTCACCTATAAAGAGACGAAACAGCTGATGGAGAACTACCCTTTGGACCGGCTGGAGTTCGAGGTACTTTTTATTCAGAGCTGA
- a CDS encoding metal ABC transporter permease produces the protein MLELFQYQFMVNAFLAGIMIALLASFSGAFVVLRRYALLTETLAHSALVGVAVGILTETNPVWMAVAAALLSAWTIEYLRSFFHLYSDAVLAIFLSGSLALAVIIVSLAGAFNSSLFSYLFGSILSVSTEEVWTIFAVGVPALALLGYFYKEFYFIAFDEEVAKTGGIPVTLLNFMLVSIVAVIIALSIRIVGTLLIGALMVIPTVAALRFRQGFSATVGLSVLFALFSVAAGMLLSYAFALPSGATIVMCVLLIFVISLVINRR, from the coding sequence ATGCTGGAACTTTTCCAATACCAGTTTATGGTCAATGCGTTTCTCGCCGGGATCATGATCGCACTGCTTGCCTCCTTCAGCGGGGCCTTTGTCGTCCTGCGCCGCTACGCGCTGCTGACAGAGACCTTGGCGCACTCGGCCCTGGTCGGGGTCGCCGTCGGGATCCTGACCGAGACCAACCCGGTCTGGATGGCGGTGGCGGCGGCACTGCTCAGTGCATGGACCATCGAGTACCTGCGCAGCTTCTTTCACCTCTACTCCGATGCCGTCCTGGCCATTTTCCTTTCGGGCTCCCTGGCCCTGGCCGTCATCATCGTCTCCCTGGCGGGGGCGTTCAACAGCTCGCTTTTCAGCTACCTCTTCGGTTCGATCCTTTCTGTCTCCACGGAAGAGGTCTGGACGATTTTTGCCGTCGGTGTCCCGGCCCTGGCGCTGCTGGGCTACTTTTATAAAGAGTTCTACTTTATCGCCTTCGATGAAGAGGTCGCCAAGACGGGCGGTATCCCCGTGACGCTGCTCAACTTTATGCTGGTCAGCATCGTTGCCGTCATTATCGCTCTCTCCATCCGTATCGTCGGGACCCTGCTGATCGGCGCGCTGATGGTCATCCCAACCGTAGCCGCCCTGCGTTTCCGCCAGGGCTTTTCCGCGACAGTGGGGCTCTCCGTGCTGTTCGCACTCTTTTCCGTGGCAGCCGGCATGCTGCTCTCCTACGCTTTCGCACTTCCCAGCGGCGCGACCATCGTCATGTGCGTCCTGCTGATCTTTGTTATCTCCTTGGTGATCAACCGCCGATGA
- a CDS encoding metal ABC transporter ATP-binding protein has protein sequence MTFEPAVFEVEHLDYSAGGQTILSDVSLKVLQGEYCAVIGPNGGGKTTLVRLLLGLQKPTSGRISLFGEPQKQFRQWAQVGYVPQQVTQTDRLFPGSVEEIVRMGRISGLGWDKRWHENDRRIVERAMERMEVTGLRQKLVGELSGGQRQRVMIARALASEPKVLILDEPNTGVDQPSQQRFYALLRQLNQEERLTILFVTHDVGVIADDIARVFTVNQRLSTCNDPKTLLSCEGMSELYGIDAHLLSAHHRH, from the coding sequence ATGACCTTTGAGCCGGCCGTTTTCGAGGTCGAACATCTTGACTACAGTGCCGGCGGTCAGACGATCCTCTCGGACGTATCGCTGAAGGTCCTCCAGGGGGAGTATTGCGCAGTGATCGGTCCCAACGGCGGCGGGAAGACGACGCTCGTTCGCCTGCTGCTTGGGCTACAGAAACCGACGTCGGGCCGTATCAGCCTCTTCGGCGAGCCGCAAAAGCAGTTCCGACAGTGGGCGCAGGTAGGGTATGTCCCCCAGCAAGTGACGCAGACGGATCGTCTTTTCCCCGGTAGCGTAGAAGAGATCGTCCGTATGGGGCGTATTTCCGGCCTCGGATGGGACAAGCGGTGGCATGAGAACGACCGCCGCATCGTTGAGCGGGCCATGGAACGGATGGAGGTGACGGGTCTGCGGCAGAAGCTTGTCGGCGAGCTCTCCGGCGGGCAGCGCCAGCGGGTCATGATCGCCCGTGCGCTGGCCTCGGAGCCGAAAGTACTGATCCTCGATGAGCCGAATACAGGTGTCGATCAGCCCTCGCAGCAGCGCTTTTACGCCCTGCTGCGCCAGCTCAATCAGGAGGAGCGTCTGACGATCCTCTTCGTGACCCACGATGTGGGCGTGATCGCCGATGACATCGCGCGGGTCTTTACGGTCAACCAGCGGCTTTCAACCTGCAATGACCCGAAAACGCTGCTCAGCTGCGAGGGGATGAGCGAACTTTACGGCATCGATGCGCACCTGCTCAGCGCGCATCACCGTCATTGA
- a CDS encoding metal ABC transporter substrate-binding protein, translating into MKKAIIVLLALLTVLVLALVVMVPEKKVQAGKADVVVTTFALYDIARHLLGQDAEVAMLIPFGREVHTFEPTPQDMIRVQKSRLFLYSGAGLEPWTEPFESFGNARDMSRYVRLHEGGHSHHDAAGETHEEDRHGTDPHYWLDIDNMIALVRGEEQLFTSAFPALDAVKLRERAAAYIKRLETLDALYRKRLSDCRLDTIIVSHNAFGYLAERYGFHVDAVTGLSPDTMPDARTMAALTDIVREHGIKTLFYESFVSDKLVASLATETGVRVDVLQPLANITADEIGADYFRLMNANLLKLHDAMECK; encoded by the coding sequence TTGAAAAAAGCGATCATTGTTTTACTGGCATTGTTGACGGTTTTGGTGCTGGCCCTCGTGGTTATGGTACCGGAGAAAAAGGTGCAGGCCGGTAAAGCGGATGTCGTCGTGACGACGTTCGCGCTTTACGATATCGCCCGCCACCTCCTGGGCCAGGATGCCGAGGTGGCCATGCTGATCCCGTTCGGGCGGGAAGTGCACACCTTCGAGCCGACGCCGCAGGATATGATCCGGGTGCAGAAGAGCCGGCTGTTCCTTTACAGCGGCGCGGGCCTCGAACCGTGGACGGAACCTTTTGAGTCATTCGGCAACGCCAGGGACATGAGCCGGTACGTCCGTCTGCACGAAGGGGGGCATTCGCACCACGATGCAGCGGGGGAGACGCACGAAGAGGATCGCCACGGCACCGATCCGCATTACTGGCTTGATATCGACAATATGATTGCGCTTGTCCGCGGGGAAGAACAACTGTTCACTTCGGCATTCCCCGCCCTGGATGCCGTGAAACTCCGGGAACGGGCCGCCGCCTACATCAAACGGCTTGAGACCCTTGATGCCCTTTACCGCAAACGCCTGAGCGACTGTCGGCTTGATACGATCATTGTCAGCCATAACGCCTTCGGCTACCTTGCCGAACGCTACGGCTTCCATGTCGACGCCGTTACCGGACTCTCTCCGGATACGATGCCCGATGCGAGAACGATGGCGGCTCTGACCGACATCGTACGCGAACACGGCATCAAAACCCTCTTCTACGAATCGTTTGTCAGCGACAAGCTGGTAGCATCGCTGGCAACGGAGACGGGCGTGCGGGTGGATGTGCTCCAGCCGCTGGCGAACATCACCGCCGACGAGATCGGGGCGGATTATTTCCGCCTGATGAATGCCAACCTGCTGAAGCTGCATGACGCAATGGAGTGCAAATGA
- the secG gene encoding preprotein translocase subunit SecG, with protein sequence MTSFLLIVQVVLVILLTIVVLLQKSSSIGLGAYSGSNESVFGAKGPGSFLAKTTFFFGFLFVANTIALGYFYSQAANKSVVDEIVTPVTAAAPSAAESAVAPAAPAVEANTSN encoded by the coding sequence ATGACTTCTTTCTTGCTGATCGTCCAGGTCGTGCTGGTGATCCTGCTGACCATCGTCGTCTTGCTGCAGAAAAGCTCCAGCATCGGTCTGGGAGCCTACAGTGGTTCCAACGAGTCCGTCTTCGGCGCCAAAGGGCCCGGAAGCTTCCTGGCAAAAACGACCTTCTTCTTCGGCTTCCTTTTCGTAGCCAACACGATTGCTCTGGGCTACTTCTACTCGCAGGCCGCCAATAAATCCGTCGTTGACGAGATCGTCACACCGGTTACAGCGGCAGCCCCGAGCGCTGCAGAGAGTGCGGTTGCCCCGGCAGCGCCTGCTGTCGAAGCCAACACCTCCAACTAA
- a CDS encoding polysaccharide deacetylase family protein encodes MRSLLLTALLPLVLFADAHIFVFHRFGDAQHAATNTSIQTLRAEFDYLKTNGYKVIPLSRLAKALKGHEPIDDKWVVLTIDDSYKSFYENGLPIFREYGYPFTLFVYVAAADKNYGDFMTWDQIRDTAQYGELGLHGYGHSHECHLVPYMLKDDTDRGLLSFAKQLRRVPRYYAYPYGEYNPEVKAGIAGYGFELILNQNSGAVNADSDPHDLDRTALTGENLIAQKLKIERLDTEWIAPLRWPEDGRIKEIHAKIAPTYRTAEYFISGGEWVRVPVENGEIRVKTDVMLALPRSRVFIRVGRKQESIILVKE; translated from the coding sequence ATGCGCAGCCTCCTGCTGACTGCGCTGCTGCCGCTGGTACTCTTCGCGGACGCGCACATCTTCGTCTTCCACCGTTTCGGCGATGCACAGCATGCCGCCACCAATACCTCCATTCAGACGCTGCGTGCCGAGTTCGACTACCTCAAGACGAACGGCTACAAAGTCATCCCCCTCTCCCGTCTGGCCAAGGCACTGAAGGGGCACGAACCCATTGACGACAAATGGGTCGTGCTCACCATCGATGACAGCTACAAAAGCTTCTATGAGAACGGCCTGCCGATCTTCCGCGAGTACGGCTACCCCTTTACCCTCTTTGTCTATGTCGCGGCGGCGGACAAGAACTACGGCGACTTCATGACCTGGGATCAGATCCGCGATACGGCACAGTACGGCGAGCTCGGCCTGCACGGCTATGGGCACAGCCATGAGTGCCACCTCGTGCCCTATATGCTCAAAGATGACACCGACCGGGGGCTGCTCTCCTTTGCCAAGCAGCTCCGCCGTGTACCGCGCTACTACGCCTACCCCTACGGTGAATACAACCCCGAGGTCAAGGCGGGCATCGCCGGCTACGGCTTTGAACTGATCCTCAACCAGAACAGTGGCGCGGTCAACGCCGACAGTGACCCGCACGATCTCGATCGGACGGCACTGACCGGCGAAAACCTGATTGCGCAAAAACTGAAAATCGAGCGCCTGGACACCGAGTGGATCGCCCCCCTGCGGTGGCCCGAAGATGGCAGAATAAAAGAAATACACGCTAAAATTGCACCGACATACCGCACTGCCGAGTACTTTATCAGCGGCGGGGAGTGGGTACGCGTTCCCGTCGAAAACGGTGAAATCCGCGTAAAAACCGATGTGATGCTCGCTTTGCCGCGCAGCCGGGTCTTTATCCGGGTCGGCCGGAAACAAGAGAGTATCATCTTAGTAAAGGAGTAA
- the frr gene encoding ribosome recycling factor, with product MLDEIYQECEMDMEGAIEHMQSQFKTIRTGKVTTQVLDGIKVDYYGAATPLSQVATVLATDATTITVSPWEKPLLGDIETAIAKANIGVNPNNDGEQIKLFFPPMTVEQRQESVKKLKKMGEDAKVAVRNDRRKANDAVKKLEKDKEVTEDDSKRAQDNIQKITDKMVAKIDEIIKQKEQAILTV from the coding sequence ATGCTTGACGAAATTTATCAAGAGTGCGAAATGGACATGGAAGGTGCGATCGAGCACATGCAGAGCCAGTTCAAAACGATCCGGACAGGGAAAGTAACGACACAGGTGCTCGACGGCATCAAGGTCGACTACTACGGAGCGGCGACTCCTCTCTCCCAGGTTGCGACAGTCCTGGCCACGGATGCAACGACGATCACCGTCTCTCCGTGGGAAAAACCGCTGCTGGGCGACATTGAAACCGCCATCGCCAAAGCCAATATCGGTGTCAACCCGAACAACGACGGCGAGCAGATCAAGCTCTTCTTCCCGCCGATGACCGTCGAACAGCGCCAGGAGAGCGTTAAGAAGCTCAAGAAGATGGGCGAAGATGCCAAAGTCGCTGTCCGCAACGACCGCCGCAAAGCCAACGACGCGGTCAAAAAGCTTGAAAAAGACAAAGAGGTCACCGAGGACGACTCCAAGCGTGCCCAGGACAATATCCAGAAGATCACAGACAAGATGGTGGCAAAGATCGACGAGATCATCAAGCAAAAAGAACAAGCCATCCTGACGGTGTAA
- the pyrE gene encoding orotate phosphoribosyltransferase, with product MDIKQIYLDADAMLEGHFKLSSGNHSQFYLQSAKVLEDPKTAMKLANALADQIKASGVKIDTVCSPAIGGLIAGFALAQALDARYIFTERVGGEMTLRRGFDVKEGETILVCEDIITTGGSAMEAAAAVEGLGAKVVAFAALANRGFCRREHSSIETKPSCKLPGDLPFFALADFDFEIYAPEECPMCKAGSEAIKPGSRGN from the coding sequence ATGGACATCAAACAGATCTACCTCGATGCCGACGCGATGCTTGAGGGCCACTTCAAGCTCAGCTCCGGCAACCACTCGCAGTTCTACCTCCAGTCCGCCAAAGTACTCGAGGACCCGAAAACGGCCATGAAGCTGGCCAACGCCCTGGCCGACCAGATCAAAGCCAGCGGCGTGAAGATCGATACCGTATGCTCCCCGGCCATCGGCGGGCTTATTGCCGGTTTCGCACTCGCCCAGGCCCTGGATGCCCGCTACATCTTCACCGAGCGCGTCGGCGGCGAGATGACCCTGCGCCGCGGCTTTGACGTCAAAGAGGGTGAAACCATCCTCGTCTGCGAAGACATCATCACGACTGGCGGTTCGGCGATGGAAGCGGCCGCCGCGGTCGAAGGGCTCGGCGCGAAGGTTGTTGCCTTCGCCGCCCTGGCCAACCGCGGTTTTTGCCGCCGTGAGCACAGCAGCATCGAAACGAAGCCCAGCTGCAAACTCCCCGGCGACCTCCCCTTCTTCGCCCTGGCGGACTTCGATTTCGAGATATACGCCCCCGAAGAGTGCCCGATGTGCAAAGCGGGCAGCGAAGCGATCAAACCGGGTTCCCGCGGGAACTGA
- a CDS encoding ribonuclease J, with the protein MSEETQAPVAEAKKNTENKPAQNREGEPRRRRSSNRNRSRSRQKPKEGEAKKEGEGQSQSQNRSRGGRGGNRGENRGENRGENRGENRGESRAKSGGGRSGGNRNRRRNAPAPTEQSLLENARQNEASQRVRVSPYTKIDGEVKAKVRITPLGGLGEIGGNMMVMETDNEAILIDVGMSFPDEEMHGVDILVPDFTYVREIKDKIVGVIITHAHEDHIGAVPYLYKEMQFPLYGTALPLAMIGNKFDEHHLKEFRRYFRPIEKRVVYQIGNDFQVEWMHMTHSIIDSSSIAVTTEAGTVIHTGDYKIDHTPVDGFPADLHRLASYGEKGVLALLSDSTNSYNKEITPSELTVAPALDRVFSKTKGRIILSTFSSNIHRVFQAIQAGIKYGRKVCVIGRSMERNLEVAMQYEYIKLPKNIFVDADDVSRMNDKDVLIITTGSQGEPNSALFRTAIGEHRHIKIKPGDLIILSSRAIPGNEGSISQMLNHLERAGATVARDRDLHVSGHGGAEEQKLMLRLVQPKFFLPIHGEYNHVMRHRETGIACGVPERNIHLMSDGECVEVTPKYMRKVKTVKSGKTYIDNQSNNLIEDDIVIDRQKMATEGMVMIVAQVSKADSHLISKPKVSSFGLVPDKQDKAFAQEMEDVLEHFLTNLKPGIIENPKAMENDLRQVVRKHIYRKMKKYPLITPTIFVM; encoded by the coding sequence ATGTCAGAAGAAACACAAGCCCCTGTCGCAGAAGCGAAGAAAAATACAGAAAACAAACCGGCCCAGAACCGTGAAGGCGAACCGCGCCGCCGCCGTTCATCCAACCGCAACCGCAGCCGCAGCCGTCAGAAACCCAAAGAGGGTGAAGCGAAAAAAGAGGGCGAAGGCCAGAGCCAGAGCCAGAACCGCAGCCGCGGCGGCCGCGGCGGCAACCGTGGGGAGAACCGTGGGGAAAACCGTGGGGAAAACCGTGGGGAAAACCGTGGCGAAAGTCGCGCGAAAAGTGGCGGCGGACGTTCCGGCGGCAACCGCAACCGCCGCCGCAACGCCCCGGCACCGACGGAGCAGAGCCTGCTGGAGAATGCGCGCCAGAACGAGGCGTCGCAGCGCGTCCGTGTCAGTCCGTATACGAAGATTGATGGGGAGGTGAAGGCGAAGGTCCGTATCACTCCGCTGGGCGGTCTCGGCGAGATCGGTGGAAACATGATGGTCATGGAGACGGATAACGAAGCGATCCTGATCGATGTCGGGATGAGTTTCCCGGACGAAGAGATGCACGGCGTCGATATTCTTGTCCCGGATTTCACCTATGTCCGCGAGATCAAAGACAAGATCGTCGGCGTCATCATTACCCACGCCCACGAAGACCATATCGGCGCGGTCCCTTACCTCTACAAAGAGATGCAGTTCCCGCTGTACGGTACGGCGCTTCCGCTGGCGATGATCGGCAACAAGTTCGACGAACACCATCTCAAAGAGTTCCGCCGCTACTTCCGCCCGATTGAGAAGCGCGTCGTCTACCAGATCGGGAACGATTTCCAGGTCGAGTGGATGCACATGACCCACTCCATCATCGACTCCTCTTCTATCGCGGTGACGACAGAGGCGGGAACGGTCATCCACACGGGTGACTACAAAATCGACCATACGCCGGTCGACGGTTTCCCGGCGGACCTGCACCGTCTGGCCTCCTACGGCGAGAAGGGGGTCCTAGCGCTGCTTTCGGATTCGACAAACTCGTACAACAAAGAGATCACGCCGAGCGAACTGACGGTCGCCCCGGCGCTGGACCGCGTCTTCTCGAAAACGAAAGGGCGCATTATCCTCTCGACGTTCAGCTCGAACATCCACCGCGTCTTCCAGGCGATCCAGGCGGGTATCAAGTACGGGCGCAAGGTCTGCGTTATCGGCCGTTCCATGGAGCGCAACCTCGAAGTGGCGATGCAGTACGAGTACATCAAGCTGCCCAAAAACATCTTCGTCGATGCGGATGACGTCAGCCGGATGAACGACAAGGACGTCCTCATCATCACCACGGGTTCGCAGGGAGAGCCGAACTCGGCACTGTTTAGAACGGCCATCGGCGAGCACCGCCATATTAAGATCAAGCCGGGCGACCTGATCATCCTCTCCTCCCGGGCGATCCCGGGCAACGAGGGCTCTATTTCGCAGATGCTTAACCACCTCGAGCGTGCCGGCGCGACCGTCGCCCGCGATCGCGATCTGCACGTCTCCGGTCACGGCGGGGCGGAAGAGCAGAAGCTGATGCTGCGTCTGGTGCAGCCGAAATTCTTCCTGCCGATCCACGGCGAATACAACCACGTTATGCGCCACAGAGAGACGGGAATCGCCTGCGGGGTCCCCGAGCGCAACATCCATCTGATGAGTGACGGCGAGTGTGTCGAAGTGACGCCGAAGTATATGCGCAAGGTCAAAACCGTCAAATCAGGCAAGACCTACATCGACAACCAGAGCAACAACTTGATCGAAGACGACATCGTCATCGACCGTCAGAAGATGGCAACGGAGGGGATGGTCATGATCGTCGCCCAGGTCAGCAAAGCGGATTCGCACCTTATCTCCAAGCCAAAGGTCAGCAGTTTCGGTCTGGTGCCGGACAAGCAGGACAAAGCGTTTGCCCAGGAGATGGAAGATGTCCTGGAACACTTCCTAACCAATCTCAAGCCGGGGATCATCGAAAACCCCAAAGCGATGGAGAACGATCTGCGCCAGGTCGTCCGCAAGCATATCTATCGCAAAATGAAAAAGTATCCGCTGATTACGCCGACGATCTTCGTCATGTGA
- the rsmA gene encoding 16S rRNA (adenine(1518)-N(6)/adenine(1519)-N(6))-dimethyltransferase RsmA has protein sequence MNNTRIVAKKQFGQNFLKDQSVLRKIIEAMPDSDRRVAEIGPGLGDLTKFLVDVKSVDAFEVDTDLCKHLNEVFTDEITTGRLTLHCGDVLEHWKSELLDVPYELVANLPYYIATNIILKALADPKCEFLLVMVQREVAEKFSASPGEKNFGALSVIAQSVAEVSILVHVPPEAFAPPPKVDSAVLLMKKTANRASDAFEQMLKTAFAQPRKTLLKNLSARYGKEEVQAALSSRGYPSTVRPHQISTADYHQLYTQLH, from the coding sequence ATGAATAACACACGGATTGTGGCCAAAAAACAGTTTGGTCAGAATTTTCTGAAAGATCAGAGCGTTTTGCGCAAGATCATCGAAGCGATGCCCGACAGCGACAGGAGAGTTGCGGAGATCGGGCCTGGCTTAGGTGATTTAACTAAGTTTTTAGTTGATGTCAAAAGCGTCGATGCTTTTGAGGTCGATACCGATCTATGCAAGCACCTGAATGAAGTTTTCACGGATGAGATCACTACCGGTCGACTGACGCTGCACTGCGGCGACGTCCTCGAGCACTGGAAGAGTGAGCTGCTTGATGTTCCGTACGAGTTGGTGGCGAACCTGCCATATTACATCGCGACGAACATTATCCTCAAAGCCCTCGCCGATCCGAAGTGCGAATTTCTGCTTGTTATGGTTCAGCGTGAAGTCGCGGAGAAGTTCTCCGCTTCACCTGGAGAGAAAAATTTTGGTGCACTCAGTGTGATAGCCCAGAGCGTGGCAGAGGTCAGTATCCTCGTCCATGTCCCGCCCGAAGCGTTCGCGCCGCCGCCCAAAGTCGATTCTGCCGTCCTGCTCATGAAAAAAACGGCGAATCGGGCATCGGATGCGTTTGAACAGATGCTCAAAACGGCATTTGCCCAGCCGCGCAAAACCTTGCTGAAAAATCTCTCCGCACGCTACGGTAAAGAAGAGGTCCAGGCCGCATTATCCTCTCGCGGCTACCCCTCTACCGTTCGCCCTCACCAGATCTCGACAGCAGACTATCACCAACTCTATACACAATTACATTAA